TGGAAGCCGAGACGGGTCGGCCCCGAGGACTCTGGAGCTGGGGAAGGGAAGCCGCTGCAGCGGCAGACATGCTCCCGGGCTCATCCAGGCAGGAGACCCCGGGAGACCGAGGGCTCGGCCGGGCCTCGGCCTCCTGCCGCCCCCCGGCCCGGCCGGCGGGGACCAGGCGCTAATTAccgctgcagccgccgccgcccgccgggCCAGCGCCTCCGCGCCGCCGCCGAGATTAATTGGCGCCGCCGGCGGGGGCGGGGAGCGACCCGGAGCCGCCACGAGCCGCTCCGCCCGCCCGCGGGGCCGGCAATTAGCGCAGGCGGCGGGGGGCGGGCGCGGCCGCTGACCGCCCCGCGTCCACAGGGagctgccgccgccgccccccTTGCTGTCACCCCAGAATGCCCCTCACATCGCCCTGGGCCCGCACCTCAGGCCCCCCTTTTTGGGGGTGCCCTCGGCTCTGTGCCAGAACCCAGGTGAGGAGGGCGCGTCctgtacggggaggggttggagcCGAGGGGGGGGCGCGGGACGAGctcccagggcccggcggcctgtCCCCCTTGCCTCTAGGCTACGGCTTCCTGCCTCCCGCCCAGGCAGACGTGCTCGCGCGGCAGCAGGAGCTGCTACGGAAGCAAAGCCTGGCCCGGTAGGTACGGAGGGCGggcggagggtgggggtgtggccCGCCCCGTTGACCCAACGCCTGCCGTCTCGCCCAGGCTGGAGGTGTCCGCGGATCTGCTCCGGCACCAGGAGCTGGAGGGCGCGCCCCGGCCGGAGCTGCTGGCGGCCGAGGCCGCGCTGCGCACCCCAGACGGCGCCGACGAGCTGCAGCGGCGCGGGGCGCTGCTGGTGCTGAAGCACAGCGCTGCACCGCTGCTCGCCCTGCCCCCCCAGGGGCCCCCGGGCCCCgggccccccagccccacccgGGAGCCTGTTCGCCGCGCTCCCCGGAAGGGAGGCTCGGGTCTCGCTGCTCCCAAGTCCAGCGAGCCCAAGGACGCCTCAGGGGCTAGACTCTGGGCTCGAGACGGGTCCGAGGATGAGCCCCCCAGGGACCCAGATGAGGACTCGGAGGCCGCCAGCGCCCCGGGCTCCTCCGCGGGCCAGGCCGTAGCCGGAAGGATTGGCGCAGAGGGGAGAGGGCTGTTCTCGGGGCCAGCGCTACCCTTGGGCTTCCCCTACTTCCACACAGGTGGGCAGCCCAGATCTACCCTGGGCCTTTCATAAAGGGAGTCAGTCTATCCACGTCAGTGTTGAAGCAAGGAGGAGGGTGGCTGAGCCTGCCAGAGCCACAAAACACTGCATCCCCTCTCACAGGCGCCATGGGGAGCCTCTGTATGGAGGGGGACGAGGCCACCACCTCTGAGGACGTCAGCAAGTGGACCGTGGAAGACGTGTGCAGCTTTGTCGAGGGCCTCTCTGGCTGCAGCGAGTATGCCAGGGTGAGGGGAACCCCCCGGGACTGTTGATGGAGGGTGCCAGAGGCAGAAGCGGGCCACTAGGGTCAGTCCCTGGCCCCAGGGGGCCCCTCTTCTCTGGGTGCTGACCCTgatccctcctcctgcccaggtcTTCCGCGAGCAAGGGATTGATGGGGAAACCTTGCCACTGCTGACTGAGGAGCACCTGCTGACCACCATGGGGCTGAAGCTAGGCCCCGCCCTCAAGATTCGGGCGCAGGTGAGTGCAGCGAGCCCagggcagccctgcctgccttccaTGGGCAGGACCCCACAGAGGCCCACAGAGGCCGTGTCTCCACAGGTGGCCCGGCGCCTGGGCAGACTCCTCTACATGGCCAGTTTCCCTGTGGCTCTGCCGCTGCAGCCACCAACCCTGCaggaccaggagccagaactccccacctccccagccacCACCTCTCCCCCTTACCGGGTTGCCCAGCCCCCTACTGGCCTTGCTTCCCCGAGGCAGGAAAATGGATCTGGAACCCTGGACCCTGCCCAGACCCTGTGCTGAGCAAACGGCTGGGGCTCCCCAGCTCCCCCTTCCCCAGCGTATTCAGTTTTGAGTGCAAAAAGACGAGCCTTTGTAAAAGGAAACAGCTTTTCCTAAGACCTCTCCAAGGTTGACGCCTAcagat
This window of the Ochotona princeps isolate mOchPri1 chromosome 2, mOchPri1.hap1, whole genome shotgun sequence genome carries:
- the SAMD11 gene encoding sterile alpha motif domain-containing protein 11 isoform X2, giving the protein MPSLGISPAACTAQAPTLNCCSPSRVHTHWDVNISFRETSCSQDSSLPALISSVHHSRHLVMPEHQSRCDFQRGSLELGLGPAGDLLGKRVGRSPHISSDCSSEKKARGSSPPEALLLPELGPSMAPEDHYRRLMSALSEADPQRFYHLGLPSHDLLRVRQEVAAAALRSPSGLDVHLPSSPAGQRRKQGLAAHREGTAPAAALSFSDRELPPPPPLLSPQNAPHIALGPHLRPPFLGVPSALCQNPGYGFLPPAQADVLARQQELLRKQSLARLEVSADLLRHQELEGAPRPELLAAEAALRTPDGADELQRRGALLVLKHSAAPLLALPPQGPPGPGPPSPTREPVRRAPRKGGSGLAAPKSSEPKDASGARLWARDGSEDEPPRDPDEDSEAASAPGSSAGQAVAGRIGAEGRGLFSGPALPLGFPYFHTGAMGSLCMEGDEATTSEDVSKWTVEDVCSFVEGLSGCSEYARVFREQGIDGETLPLLTEEHLLTTMGLKLGPALKIRAQVARRLGRLLYMASFPVALPLQPPTLQDQEPELPTSPATTSPPYRVAQPPTGLASPRQENGSGTLDPAQTLC